A part of Gossypium hirsutum isolate 1008001.06 chromosome A07, Gossypium_hirsutum_v2.1, whole genome shotgun sequence genomic DNA contains:
- the LOC107955513 gene encoding protein transport protein Sec61 subunit beta — MAGGTAPPRGSAAAAASMRRRRTTSGAASGGAAGTMLQFYTDDAPGLKISPNVVLVMSIGFIAFVAVLHVMGKLYFVHREG; from the coding sequence ATGGCTGGTGGAACAGCTCCCCCTAGAGGAAGTGCAGCAGCAGCCGCAAGCATGCGTAGGCGGAGAACCACAAGTGGTGCAGCCTCAGGAGGGGCTGCTGGGACCATGCTTCAATTTTACACGGATGATGCACCAGGTCTGAAGATCTCGCCGAATGTTGTGCTTGTCATGAGTATTGGTTTCATTGCTTTTGTTGCCGTTCTACATGTTATGGGCAAGCTCTATTTTGTTCATAGAGAGGGTTGA